In Streptomyces nojiriensis, one genomic interval encodes:
- a CDS encoding alpha/beta hydrolase: MRTGLTGRAAALAALSLLLCVPAHAARPASPGPLGGTAAEAAGAALAARRAAARATADGSGGLDFRPCPDAEELPGPVRCATLRVPLDYARPDGPQISLTVSRAAATGAGGAVRQGALVHNPGGPGASGMYFPLVADLPGWERIAAAYDLVGYAPRGVGRSAPLSCRDPATGAKGPTQVPADPSPAYKSQRLADARAYASGCARRAGAALPHYTTLNNARDLDVLRAALGERKLSFMGASYGTYLGAVYATLYPGRVRRMVLDSAVDPDPRRVWYRNQLDQSPGFERRWYDFRAWAARHHDAYGLGATPAAVQASYARVRDAVARTPAGGVVGTGELRAAYLQAAYYDDVWPDRAAALAAFLRGDPARLTAQAAPDPGAAAEAENATAVYTAVLCNDASWPADWKTWDRDTTELARRAPFEAWANAFMNLPCASWPVRERQRPVAVGSQPVRLPGTLVVAAERDGATPYAGALELQRRLGAGASLVTEKGAGSHGVVGGRNGCVDRHVERYLLTGATPGWRVTCAPHPEPAPVSLDDRAASAHRALLPPVV; encoded by the coding sequence ATGCGGACGGGACTCACAGGCCGTGCGGCCGCCCTGGCGGCACTCTCCCTCCTCCTGTGCGTCCCGGCCCACGCCGCGCGGCCGGCCTCGCCCGGCCCCCTCGGCGGGACGGCCGCCGAAGCCGCCGGCGCCGCCCTCGCCGCCCGCCGCGCGGCGGCCCGGGCCACGGCCGACGGCAGCGGCGGACTCGACTTCCGCCCCTGCCCCGACGCCGAGGAGCTGCCCGGCCCGGTCCGGTGCGCCACCCTGCGCGTCCCGCTCGACTACGCCCGGCCCGACGGCCCGCAGATCTCCCTCACCGTCAGCCGGGCCGCCGCCACCGGGGCCGGCGGCGCCGTCCGCCAGGGCGCGCTCGTCCACAACCCCGGCGGCCCGGGAGCCTCCGGCATGTACTTCCCGCTCGTCGCCGACCTCCCCGGCTGGGAGCGGATCGCCGCCGCCTACGACCTCGTCGGCTACGCCCCGCGCGGCGTCGGCCGGTCCGCCCCGCTGTCCTGCCGGGACCCCGCCACGGGAGCCAAGGGCCCCACCCAGGTCCCGGCCGACCCCTCCCCGGCGTACAAGAGTCAGCGCCTCGCGGACGCCCGGGCCTACGCCAGCGGCTGCGCGCGGCGGGCCGGCGCGGCCCTGCCGCACTACACGACGCTCAACAACGCCCGCGATCTGGACGTCCTGCGGGCCGCCCTCGGCGAGCGGAAGCTGAGCTTCATGGGCGCCTCGTACGGCACCTACCTCGGTGCCGTGTACGCCACCCTGTACCCGGGCCGCGTCCGCCGGATGGTCCTGGACTCGGCGGTCGACCCCGATCCGCGCCGCGTCTGGTACCGCAACCAGCTCGACCAGTCACCCGGCTTCGAGCGCCGCTGGTACGACTTCCGCGCCTGGGCGGCCCGCCACCACGACGCGTACGGCCTCGGTGCCACCCCGGCGGCCGTGCAGGCGAGCTACGCGCGCGTCCGGGACGCGGTGGCCCGTACCCCTGCGGGCGGGGTCGTCGGCACCGGTGAACTGCGGGCCGCCTACCTCCAGGCCGCCTACTACGACGACGTGTGGCCGGACCGGGCGGCGGCCCTCGCGGCCTTCCTGCGCGGCGACCCGGCGCGGCTGACCGCCCAGGCCGCCCCCGACCCGGGAGCGGCGGCCGAGGCGGAGAACGCGACGGCGGTGTACACGGCGGTGCTGTGCAACGACGCCTCCTGGCCCGCGGACTGGAAGACCTGGGACCGCGACACCACCGAGCTGGCGCGCAGGGCCCCCTTCGAGGCCTGGGCCAATGCCTTCATGAACCTCCCGTGCGCCTCCTGGCCGGTGCGCGAGCGGCAGCGGCCGGTGGCGGTCGGGTCCCAGCCGGTGCGGCTGCCCGGGACCCTGGTGGTCGCGGCGGAGCGGGACGGGGCGACCCCGTACGCGGGCGCGCTGGAACTCCAGCGGCGGCTCGGCGCCGGGGCTTCGCTGGTGACGGAGAAGGGGGCCGGCTCCCACGGAGTGGTCGGCGGACGCAACGGTTGCGTGGACCGGCACGTGGAGCGGTATCTGCTGACGGGCGCCACCCCGGGGTGGCGGGTCACATGTGCGCCGCATCCGGAGCCCGCACCGGTGTCGCTGGACGACCGGGCAGCGAGCGCCCACAGGGCATTGCTGCCACCAGTCGTCTGA
- a CDS encoding TIGR04222 domain-containing membrane protein, producing MNLLAVAIWIAVLVSSVLLLGGLRRSRSSSAGPAPALHDLSEAAFVVGGPGTVVDAALVSMLVDGRLVAGGPGIVQVRPGARAGDPAERAVLQAHRGAPSGWLYQVRYAAMCDPAVQEIGDGLADRGLITPPGSGLRLRRLRRWGLVQAVVCALLLFPVSLVLTVVSLALDSGSGVPFIAKVVVVLVGGIVVGLMCAARAKSRVTRAGARALRAIRSAHLNDRTPHVQTALFGLRGLRDPYLRRQLVPAVRGTRLAAAQSHPRFHGTDSSSHTSGAEVLPIVWCAGSDGGGGGGSSCGGGSGCGSSGGGCGSSGGGSSCGGGGSSCSTSSSSCGSSSSCGSSSSCGSSSSSSCGSSS from the coding sequence ATGAACCTCCTCGCCGTGGCGATCTGGATCGCCGTCCTCGTCTCCTCCGTCCTGCTGCTGGGCGGGCTGCGCAGGTCCCGGTCCTCGTCCGCGGGACCCGCGCCCGCCCTGCACGACCTGTCCGAGGCCGCCTTCGTGGTGGGCGGCCCCGGCACCGTCGTGGACGCCGCGCTCGTCTCGATGCTCGTCGACGGCCGGCTGGTGGCGGGCGGGCCCGGCATCGTCCAGGTACGCCCCGGGGCGCGGGCCGGCGACCCCGCCGAGCGGGCCGTCCTCCAGGCCCACCGGGGGGCGCCCTCGGGATGGCTCTACCAGGTGCGCTACGCCGCCATGTGCGACCCGGCCGTCCAGGAGATCGGGGACGGGCTGGCCGACCGCGGGCTGATCACCCCGCCCGGATCCGGCCTGCGCCTGCGCCGCCTGCGCCGCTGGGGGCTGGTCCAGGCCGTCGTGTGCGCGCTGCTGCTGTTCCCGGTGTCGCTGGTGCTGACCGTCGTGTCGCTCGCCCTCGATTCCGGCTCCGGGGTGCCGTTCATCGCCAAGGTGGTGGTCGTCCTGGTGGGCGGCATCGTCGTGGGCCTGATGTGCGCGGCCCGGGCCAAGAGCCGGGTCACCAGGGCCGGGGCGCGGGCGCTGCGCGCGATCCGCTCCGCCCATCTGAACGACCGGACCCCGCACGTGCAGACCGCGCTGTTCGGGCTGCGCGGTCTGCGGGACCCGTACCTGCGTCGGCAGCTGGTGCCCGCCGTGCGCGGTACCCGGCTGGCCGCGGCCCAGTCGCATCCGCGCTTCCACGGCACGGACAGCTCGTCGCACACGTCGGGGGCCGAGGTGCTGCCCATCGTCTGGTGTGCCGGGAGCGACGGGGGCGGTGGCGGCGGTTCGAGCTGCGGCGGGGGTTCGGGCTGCGGGTCCTCGGGGGGAGGCTGCGGATCCTCGGGCGGGGGCTCCAGCTGCGGCGGCGGGGGCTCCAGCTGCTCGACCAGCAGCTCCAGCTGCGGCAGTTCGTCGAGCTGCGGCAGTTCGTCCAGCTGTGGCAGCTCGTCCAGCTCCAGCTGCGGCAGCAGCTCCTGA
- a CDS encoding aminoacyl-tRNA hydrolase, which produces MSSQHTNDISDVPAVGADSPFRQEHVLRDEAPQFVLPLVVRIEKAEPPARTDALETAARAVLVLLTDERAHGEGEWAEAVRDWQDARIRKVVRRARGAEWRKAETLPGVTVHGDGAQVRVFPPVPLDGWPKELAKLQVSGTDLDDPEPVAATAEPGLPVLWLNPGLDMSAGKAMAQAGHAAQLAWWELTEAERTAWQDSGFRLAVRTAPRERWAELGGSGLPVVRDAGFTEIAPGSATVVADHPALRARL; this is translated from the coding sequence ATGAGCAGCCAGCACACGAACGACATCTCCGACGTCCCCGCGGTCGGGGCGGACAGCCCCTTCCGGCAGGAGCACGTACTGCGCGACGAGGCACCGCAGTTCGTGCTGCCGCTGGTGGTACGGATCGAGAAGGCCGAGCCGCCGGCCCGGACGGACGCCCTGGAGACGGCGGCCCGGGCCGTGCTGGTCCTGCTCACCGACGAGCGGGCGCACGGCGAGGGCGAGTGGGCCGAGGCCGTCCGCGACTGGCAGGACGCCCGGATCCGCAAGGTGGTCCGGCGGGCGCGCGGGGCGGAGTGGCGCAAGGCGGAGACCCTGCCGGGCGTCACGGTGCACGGAGACGGCGCGCAGGTACGGGTCTTCCCGCCGGTGCCCCTCGACGGCTGGCCCAAGGAACTGGCCAAGCTCCAGGTGTCGGGCACCGATCTGGACGACCCGGAGCCGGTCGCCGCGACCGCGGAGCCGGGGCTGCCGGTGCTGTGGCTCAACCCCGGCCTCGACATGTCGGCCGGCAAGGCCATGGCCCAGGCCGGGCACGCGGCGCAGCTGGCGTGGTGGGAGCTGACGGAGGCGGAGCGGACCGCCTGGCAGGATTCCGGATTCCGGCTGGCGGTACGGACGGCCCCGCGCGAGCGGTGGGCCGAGCTGGGCGGGAGCGGGCTGCCGGTGGTCCGGGACGCCGGATTCACGGAGATCGCGCCGGGCAGCGCGACGGTGGTCGCCGACCACCCGGCGCTGCGGGCCCGGCTCTGA
- a CDS encoding DUF692 domain-containing protein translates to MKPMAHLGVGIGWRPEIADAVERLSGLDWVEVVAENVCPGHLPESLLRLRERGTRVVPHGVSLGLGGADRPDPAKLAALGERAVALGAPLVTEHIAFVRTSSPVLEAGHLLPVPRTRDALDVLCENVRIAQDALPVPLALENIAALFSWPGEELTEGQFLTELVERTGVRLLIDVANLHTNRVNRGEDPAAVLDAIPLEALAYVHVAGGIERGGVWHDTHAHPVPPVVLDLLAELRSRVEPAGVLLERDDDFPPEAELAGELAAIRAVVTAGPAAPGETAIAGSGPAGTGQKADPGAGQAAHQGPVEESARTRVALGQAALLSALVAGTPVPEGFDRRRIRVQARALAAKRADVVAKLAPELPVILGGPDRYREAFLSYAKGRPMTSGYRRDALDFAEDLLIRDLPADPAARRRLTAWWRDRAGARPPRRIVRWARTLAGRAA, encoded by the coding sequence ATGAAACCCATGGCACACCTGGGGGTGGGCATCGGCTGGCGGCCGGAAATCGCGGACGCCGTCGAGCGGCTTTCCGGCCTGGACTGGGTCGAGGTGGTGGCCGAGAACGTATGCCCGGGCCACCTGCCCGAGTCCCTGCTGCGGCTGCGCGAGCGGGGCACGCGCGTCGTGCCGCACGGGGTCTCGCTCGGCCTCGGCGGCGCGGACCGCCCCGATCCGGCGAAGCTGGCGGCGCTCGGCGAGCGGGCGGTGGCGCTGGGGGCGCCGCTCGTCACCGAGCACATCGCCTTCGTACGGACCTCCTCGCCGGTGCTGGAGGCCGGGCACCTGCTGCCGGTGCCGCGCACCCGCGACGCACTGGACGTGCTGTGCGAGAACGTGCGGATCGCGCAGGACGCCCTGCCGGTCCCGCTGGCGCTGGAGAACATCGCCGCGCTGTTCTCGTGGCCGGGCGAGGAGCTGACGGAAGGGCAGTTCCTCACGGAGCTGGTCGAGCGGACCGGTGTCCGGCTGCTCATCGACGTGGCCAACCTGCACACCAACCGGGTCAACCGGGGCGAGGACCCGGCCGCCGTGCTGGACGCGATCCCGCTGGAGGCGCTGGCGTACGTGCACGTGGCGGGCGGCATCGAGCGGGGCGGTGTCTGGCACGACACCCACGCGCACCCGGTCCCGCCGGTGGTGCTCGACCTGCTGGCCGAGCTGCGCTCCCGGGTGGAACCGGCGGGCGTCCTGCTGGAGCGGGACGACGACTTCCCGCCGGAGGCCGAGCTCGCGGGCGAGCTGGCCGCGATCCGCGCCGTGGTGACGGCCGGACCGGCCGCGCCCGGGGAGACGGCCATCGCCGGGTCCGGCCCGGCGGGCACCGGGCAGAAGGCCGACCCCGGCGCCGGACAGGCCGCCCACCAGGGCCCGGTCGAGGAGTCGGCCCGCACCCGGGTGGCGCTCGGTCAGGCCGCGCTGCTGTCGGCGCTGGTGGCCGGGACCCCCGTACCCGAGGGCTTCGACCGCCGGCGCATCCGGGTGCAGGCCCGGGCGCTGGCCGCCAAGCGGGCCGACGTGGTGGCGAAGCTGGCTCCCGAGCTGCCCGTGATCCTGGGCGGCCCGGACCGGTACCGCGAGGCCTTCCTCTCCTACGCCAAGGGCCGCCCGATGACCTCCGGGTACCGCCGGGACGCGCTGGACTTCGCCGAGGACCTGCTGATCCGGGACCTGCCGGCCGATCCGGCCGCCCGGCGCCGGCTCACCGCCTGGTGGCGGGACCGGGCCGGGGCCAGGCCGCCCCGCCGGATCGTGCGCTGGGCCCGGACGCTGGCGGGGAGAGCGGCATGA
- a CDS encoding AIM24 family protein yields MKSDLFASENLAQAAVAPGMTLQNAKSVKYTVNGEMLARQGSMVAFRGNLQFERKGQGIGGMLKRAVTGEGLALMSVRGQGEAWFAHRADNCFIIDFEPGDALTISGRNVLCFDPTLSYEIKMVKGAGMTGGGLFNSLFTGTGKLAVVCDGHPIIIPVTAQAPVYVDTDAVVGWSARLETGLHRSQSVGSMIRGGSGEAVQLKLSGEGFVIVRPSEVTEAVAAH; encoded by the coding sequence ATGAAGAGTGATCTTTTCGCGTCCGAGAACCTGGCCCAGGCGGCCGTCGCCCCCGGCATGACCCTGCAGAACGCCAAGTCCGTGAAGTACACCGTCAACGGTGAAATGCTGGCCCGCCAGGGCTCGATGGTCGCCTTCCGCGGCAACCTCCAGTTCGAGCGCAAGGGACAGGGCATAGGCGGCATGCTCAAGCGCGCCGTGACGGGCGAGGGCCTCGCGCTCATGTCCGTACGCGGCCAGGGCGAGGCGTGGTTCGCCCACCGGGCGGACAACTGCTTCATCATCGACTTCGAGCCGGGTGACGCCCTCACCATCAGCGGCCGCAACGTGCTCTGCTTCGACCCGACCCTGTCCTACGAGATCAAGATGGTGAAGGGCGCCGGCATGACCGGCGGCGGCCTCTTCAACAGCCTCTTCACCGGCACCGGCAAGCTCGCCGTCGTCTGCGACGGCCACCCGATCATCATCCCGGTCACCGCCCAGGCCCCCGTCTACGTGGACACGGACGCGGTGGTCGGCTGGAGCGCCCGGCTGGAGACCGGCCTGCACCGCTCCCAGTCGGTCGGCTCGATGATCCGCGGCGGCTCCGGCGAGGCCGTCCAGCTGAAGCTGAGCGGCGAGGGCTTCGTCATCGTCCGCCCCAGCGAGGTCACCGAAGCGGTGGCCGCGCACTGA